From Oceanithermus desulfurans, a single genomic window includes:
- the folB gene encoding dihydroneopterin aldolase, giving the protein MGKIALSGLEFYGRHGVKPEEGALGARFIVDVELEIAYEGKGDRLAATVDYAEVHRLVAEVVTGERFYLIEALADALAERLLRAFPKVEALVVRVHKPHAPLPGVFRDVYAEVAKKRPAGE; this is encoded by the coding sequence ATGGGCAAGATCGCGCTCAGCGGGCTCGAGTTCTACGGAAGGCACGGCGTCAAGCCCGAAGAGGGGGCGCTGGGCGCCCGCTTCATCGTCGACGTCGAGCTGGAGATCGCCTACGAAGGCAAGGGCGACCGGCTGGCGGCCACCGTGGACTACGCCGAAGTCCACCGGCTGGTGGCCGAGGTGGTCACGGGCGAGCGCTTCTACCTGATCGAGGCCCTTGCCGACGCGCTGGCCGAACGTCTGCTGCGCGCCTTCCCCAAGGTGGAGGCGCTGGTCGTGCGGGTGCACAAGCCGCACGCGCCGCTGCCCGGGGTCTTCCGCGACGTCTACGCCGAGGTAGCGAAGAAACGTCCTGCGGGCGAATGA
- the folP gene encoding dihydropteroate synthase: MGILNVTPDSFSDGGRYLDVEAARARARALKDEGADLIDLGGESTRPGAAPVSASEEKRRVLPVLEAVLELALPVSIDTRKPEVAREALRLGAHLLNDVGGLRDGRMVRLAAEYGVPVVIMHSPVNDPQTMMQHARYADVVREVAGFLRHQAEGALAAGVPAVVLDPGFGFGKRLEHNLELLRRLDEIAALGHPLLAGLSRKRTIGELTGVTAPERRLCGSVAAHLAAARRGARILRVHDVAAHAEALAVWNAVEG, encoded by the coding sequence ATGGGGATCCTCAACGTTACCCCGGACTCCTTCTCCGACGGCGGGCGCTACCTGGACGTGGAGGCCGCGCGCGCCCGGGCCCGCGCCCTCAAGGACGAAGGGGCCGACCTAATCGACCTCGGCGGCGAGTCCACCCGCCCTGGCGCCGCGCCGGTGAGCGCCAGCGAGGAGAAGCGGCGGGTGCTGCCGGTGCTCGAGGCCGTCCTGGAGCTGGCCCTGCCCGTCAGCATCGACACCCGCAAACCGGAGGTCGCCCGGGAGGCGCTGCGGCTGGGGGCCCACCTGCTCAACGACGTAGGGGGCTTGCGCGACGGCCGCATGGTGCGGCTCGCCGCCGAGTACGGCGTGCCGGTGGTGATCATGCACAGCCCCGTCAACGACCCGCAGACGATGATGCAGCACGCCCGCTACGCCGACGTGGTGCGCGAGGTCGCGGGCTTCCTGCGGCACCAGGCCGAAGGCGCGCTGGCCGCCGGGGTGCCCGCGGTGGTGCTCGACCCCGGCTTCGGCTTCGGGAAGCGGCTCGAGCACAACCTCGAGCTGCTGCGGCGGCTGGACGAGATCGCCGCCCTCGGCCACCCGCTGCTCGCGGGCCTGAGCCGCAAACGCACGATCGGCGAGCTGACCGGGGTGACCGCGCCCGAGCGCCGGCTCTGCGGCAGTGTGGCCGCGCACCTGGCCGCGGCGCGGCGGGGGGCCCGGATCCTGCGGGTGCACGACGTGGCCGCGCACGCCGAGGCGCTGGCGGTCTGGAACGCAGTGGAGGGGTAG